A genomic window from Winogradskyella sp. J14-2 includes:
- the sucC gene encoding ADP-forming succinate--CoA ligase subunit beta produces MNLHEYQGKELLNSFGVRIQRGIVAQTADEAVEAAKKLTEETGTGWHVIKAQVHAGGRGKGGGVKLAKNLDEVKDLAGQIIGMNLVTPQTSAEGKKVHQVLVAEDVYYPGDNEPEEYYMSVLLNRGSGKNMIMYSTEGGMDIEEVAEKTPHLIFTEEIDPALGLLPFQARRVAFNLGLSGVAFKEMTKFVTSLYTAYVKSDASLFEINPVLKTSDDKIMAVDSKVTLDANALYRHKDLAELRDKREENPIEVEAGELGLNYVDLDGNVGCMVNGAGLAMATMDLIKQAGGEPANFLDVGGTADAARVEAAFKIILKDPNVKAILINIFGGIVRCDRVAQGVIDAYKNMGNINVPIIVRLQGTNADIAKDLIDNSGLDVLSATEFQEAADKVQEVLS; encoded by the coding sequence ATGAATTTACACGAATATCAAGGAAAAGAATTACTAAACAGCTTTGGAGTACGCATTCAACGCGGCATTGTGGCTCAAACTGCTGATGAGGCTGTAGAAGCAGCTAAGAAATTAACTGAAGAAACAGGAACAGGTTGGCATGTTATTAAAGCTCAGGTTCATGCTGGTGGACGTGGAAAAGGTGGTGGTGTTAAACTTGCCAAAAATCTAGATGAGGTTAAAGATCTTGCTGGTCAAATCATCGGAATGAATTTGGTAACACCACAAACCTCTGCAGAAGGTAAAAAAGTACATCAGGTTTTAGTTGCTGAAGATGTGTACTATCCAGGCGATAATGAACCAGAAGAATACTACATGTCTGTACTTTTAAATAGAGGTAGCGGTAAAAACATGATTATGTATTCTACTGAAGGAGGTATGGATATCGAGGAAGTTGCAGAGAAAACACCTCACTTAATCTTCACGGAAGAAATAGATCCTGCTTTAGGTCTTTTACCATTTCAGGCACGTCGTGTAGCTTTTAATTTAGGATTATCAGGTGTTGCATTTAAAGAAATGACAAAGTTTGTAACGTCGCTTTACACTGCATACGTAAAGTCTGATGCCTCTTTATTTGAAATCAATCCTGTTTTAAAAACAAGTGATGATAAAATTATGGCAGTAGACTCTAAAGTAACTTTAGATGCTAATGCATTATACAGACATAAAGATTTGGCCGAATTACGCGATAAGCGTGAAGAAAACCCAATTGAGGTAGAAGCAGGCGAATTAGGACTTAACTATGTAGACTTAGATGGTAATGTTGGTTGTATGGTAAATGGTGCTGGTTTAGCAATGGCTACAATGGATTTAATTAAGCAAGCAGGTGGTGAGCCAGCTAACTTCTTGGATGTTGGTGGTACAGCAGATGCTGCTAGAGTGGAAGCTGCTTTTAAAATCATTTTAAAAGATCCAAACGTAAAAGCAATCTTAATTAACATTTTTGGTGGTATTGTACGTTGTGACCGTGTTGCACAAGGTGTAATAGATGCATATAAAAACATGGGTAACATTAACGTACCAATTATTGTACGTTTACAAGGTACCAATGCAGATATTGCTAAAGACTTAATTGACAACTCTGGTTTAGATGTACTAAGTGCTACGGAATTCCAAGAAGCTGCTGATAAAGTACAAGAAGTTCTTTCTTAA
- a CDS encoding phosphoadenylyl-sulfate reductase — protein sequence MFETSSNYTPLLDISAEEIKAFNKKYKPLSAQERIKQLYIDFDIADIMLTSSFAATSAFLLKLVSDINNKQEVFFIDTGYHFEDTLKYKTTLEKEYNLNVTSISAIKEEHEFTTKDETWKKNPDFCCSINKVQPLEKIKKDYKVWISGLMEWQSDHRATLDIFEERGNILKFYPLLDVTKEERDAFIEEHNLPFHPLVAKGYHSIGCKHCTVPGEDRSGRWNNNPKTECGLHL from the coding sequence ATGTTTGAAACCTCTTCAAATTACACTCCTTTGTTAGATATTTCTGCAGAGGAAATAAAAGCATTTAATAAAAAATACAAACCCTTATCTGCACAAGAACGTATAAAGCAATTATACATAGATTTTGATATTGCAGATATAATGCTTACCAGTTCTTTCGCTGCAACGTCGGCATTTTTATTAAAGTTGGTTTCAGATATTAACAATAAACAAGAAGTGTTTTTTATTGATACAGGCTATCATTTTGAAGACACCTTAAAATACAAAACTACTTTAGAAAAAGAGTACAATCTCAACGTTACTTCTATTTCTGCAATTAAAGAAGAACACGAGTTTACAACCAAAGATGAAACCTGGAAAAAAAATCCTGATTTCTGTTGTTCAATCAATAAAGTTCAACCTTTGGAAAAAATAAAGAAAGATTATAAAGTTTGGATTTCTGGTTTAATGGAATGGCAAAGTGACCATAGAGCAACCTTAGATATCTTTGAAGAACGTGGCAATATTTTAAAGTTTTATCCGCTTTTAGATGTAACTAAAGAAGAGCGAGATGCTTTTATAGAGGAGCACAACCTTCCTTTCCATCCTTTAGTGGCTAAAGGCTATCACTCTATTGGTTGTAAACATTGTACAGTTCCGGGAGAAGACAGAAGTGGCCGTTGGAACAACAACCCTAAAACCGAATGCGGATTGCACTTATAG
- a CDS encoding DUF1456 family protein → MTNNDIFKKLRVAHKLRDEDIVKILELVDFRISKSELNAFFRREDHPKYMECGDQILRNFLNGLIIHLRGPMPKPQKKKG, encoded by the coding sequence ATGACAAACAACGATATATTTAAAAAACTAAGAGTTGCTCACAAACTCAGAGACGAAGACATAGTGAAAATTCTAGAGCTCGTAGATTTTAGAATTTCTAAAAGTGAGCTTAATGCTTTTTTTAGACGCGAAGATCATCCAAAGTATATGGAATGTGGTGACCAGATTCTAAGAAATTTTCTAAATGGATTAATTATTCATTTAAGAGGTCCAATGCCAAAACCACAAAAAAAGAAAGGATAA
- a CDS encoding alpha/beta hydrolase → MRFNHFFIFFCLLICFKINAQSTASKQVTTFTIAAPQLDTLKTIWVYLPKNYENSEKAYPVIYMHDAQNLFDDETSYVGEWKIDEYLDTLSKNESIIIGIEHGNAKRIDELTPYKHEKYGGGQGDAYITFIKNTLKPHVDVTYRTKTEAENTTIFGSSLGGLISFYAAIKYPETFGKAGVFSPSFWFSEKIYELVETTEILPTSKFYFLVGDSESDTMVPDLNRMIELLKSKGVKNNQIENLIIKDGQHNEKLWSINFAAAYNWLFSETN, encoded by the coding sequence ATGCGTTTCAACCATTTTTTTATATTTTTTTGTCTACTAATTTGTTTTAAAATTAATGCGCAAAGTACTGCTTCTAAACAGGTTACAACTTTTACAATTGCTGCACCTCAACTCGATACTCTAAAAACCATTTGGGTGTATTTACCCAAGAATTACGAAAATTCTGAAAAAGCCTATCCTGTCATTTATATGCACGATGCTCAAAATTTATTTGATGATGAAACCTCTTATGTTGGCGAATGGAAAATAGATGAGTACCTAGATACTCTTTCTAAAAACGAAAGTATAATTATTGGAATTGAACACGGCAATGCAAAACGTATTGATGAGTTAACGCCTTATAAACACGAAAAATATGGTGGTGGACAAGGAGACGCTTACATTACGTTTATAAAAAATACATTAAAGCCACACGTAGATGTTACTTACCGCACAAAAACAGAAGCCGAAAATACAACTATCTTTGGGTCTTCACTTGGCGGATTAATATCCTTTTATGCAGCAATAAAATATCCTGAGACCTTTGGTAAAGCAGGTGTTTTTTCACCTTCCTTTTGGTTTAGTGAAAAAATTTATGAATTGGTAGAAACTACAGAAATATTACCAACTTCAAAATTCTATTTTTTAGTTGGAGACAGCGAAAGTGATACTATGGTACCAGATCTAAACAGAATGATAGAATTATTAAAGTCTAAAGGTGTTAAGAATAATCAAATTGAAAATCTTATTATAAAAGATGGTCAACACAATGAGAAATTATGGTCTATAAATTTTGCAGCGGCTTATAATTGGCTATTCTCAGAAACAAACTAA
- the uvrB gene encoding excinuclease ABC subunit UvrB translates to MRFKIESEFKPTGDQPQAIKQLAGGITQGERYQTLLGVTGSGKTFTVANVIEEVQRPTLVLAHNKTLAAQLYSEFKQFFPNNAVEYFVSYYDYYQPEAYIPVSGVYIEKDLSINEEIEKMRLSTTSSLLSGRRDVLVVASVSCLYGIGNPVEFQKNVITLERDQVISRTKLLHQLVQSLYSRTEADFKNGNFRIKGDTVDIFPGYSDNAFRIHFFGDEIEEIEAFDPYSNEVIERYDRLNIYPANMFVTSPDVLQNAIRDIQDDLVKQHDYFKDIGKHLEAKRLKERTEFDLEMIRELGYCSGIENYSRYLDGRAPGTRPFCLLDYFPDDYLMVVDESHVTISQVHAMYGGDRSRKENLVEYGFRLPAAMDNRPLKFEEFEALQNQVIYVSATPADYEMQKTDGVYVEQVIRPTGLLDPIIEVRPSLNQIDDLIEEIQDRVEKDERTLVTTLTKRMAEELVKYLTRIAIRCRYIHSDVDTLERVEIMQDLRKGLFDVLVGVNLLREGLDLPEVSLVAILDADKEGFLRSNRSLTQTVGRAARNLNGKAIMYADTITQSMQKTIDETNYRREKQIAYNTANNITPKALNKSLDSALAKNSVSTYKTELDAKLAAEPESEYLTKSQLEKKIREKRKQMEQAAKALDFMEAARFRDEITAYQEKLEKLKVK, encoded by the coding sequence ATGCGCTTTAAGATAGAATCAGAATTTAAACCTACAGGAGACCAACCTCAAGCTATAAAACAATTGGCTGGTGGCATCACACAAGGTGAACGCTACCAAACCTTACTTGGAGTAACGGGATCTGGTAAAACATTTACCGTTGCCAATGTCATTGAAGAAGTCCAACGACCAACCTTAGTATTGGCACACAACAAAACCTTGGCTGCACAGTTGTACTCTGAGTTCAAACAGTTTTTCCCAAATAATGCTGTTGAATATTTTGTGTCTTATTACGACTATTACCAACCAGAGGCTTACATTCCTGTTTCTGGTGTTTATATAGAAAAAGACCTATCTATAAACGAGGAAATCGAGAAGATGCGATTGAGCACAACCTCTTCTCTACTTTCTGGGCGTCGCGACGTACTTGTTGTTGCATCAGTATCTTGTTTATATGGTATTGGTAATCCTGTTGAATTTCAAAAAAACGTAATTACACTAGAGCGTGATCAGGTCATTTCCAGAACAAAACTTTTACATCAGTTAGTTCAAAGTTTATACTCGCGTACCGAAGCAGACTTTAAAAACGGAAACTTTAGAATTAAAGGTGATACTGTAGATATCTTTCCTGGATATTCAGACAACGCTTTCAGAATTCATTTTTTTGGTGATGAAATTGAAGAAATTGAAGCTTTTGACCCCTATTCTAATGAGGTAATTGAGCGCTATGACAGATTAAACATTTATCCTGCAAACATGTTTGTAACCTCTCCAGATGTGCTACAGAACGCAATTAGAGACATACAAGATGATTTGGTAAAACAGCACGATTATTTTAAAGATATTGGGAAACATCTGGAAGCTAAACGTCTTAAAGAACGTACTGAGTTTGACCTTGAGATGATCCGTGAGCTAGGCTACTGCTCTGGTATTGAAAATTATTCGAGATACTTAGATGGAAGAGCACCAGGTACAAGACCGTTCTGTTTGCTTGACTATTTTCCAGATGATTATTTAATGGTTGTAGACGAAAGCCATGTTACCATTTCTCAAGTACATGCCATGTATGGTGGAGATAGAAGTCGTAAAGAAAATTTGGTAGAATATGGTTTTAGATTGCCTGCTGCCATGGATAACAGACCATTAAAATTTGAAGAATTTGAAGCGTTGCAAAATCAGGTGATTTATGTTTCTGCAACACCAGCAGACTATGAAATGCAAAAAACAGATGGAGTTTACGTTGAGCAAGTTATTAGACCAACTGGCCTATTAGATCCTATTATTGAGGTACGACCAAGTTTAAATCAGATTGATGATTTAATCGAAGAAATACAAGACCGTGTAGAAAAAGACGAACGCACTTTAGTCACCACACTCACCAAACGTATGGCAGAAGAATTGGTAAAATACCTAACACGTATTGCCATTCGCTGTCGCTACATTCACAGTGATGTAGATACGCTAGAGCGTGTAGAGATTATGCAAGATTTACGCAAAGGTTTGTTTGATGTTTTGGTTGGTGTAAACTTACTACGTGAAGGTTTAGACTTACCTGAAGTATCATTAGTGGCTATTTTAGATGCAGATAAGGAAGGATTTTTACGTTCTAACCGGTCTCTAACTCAAACTGTTGGTAGAGCTGCTAGAAACTTAAATGGAAAAGCAATAATGTATGCCGACACCATAACGCAAAGTATGCAAAAGACTATAGACGAAACCAACTACAGGCGCGAAAAACAAATTGCATACAACACGGCAAACAACATTACTCCAAAAGCATTAAATAAAAGTCTAGATAGTGCTTTAGCTAAAAATTCTGTAAGTACATACAAAACAGAACTCGATGCTAAATTGGCCGCAGAACCGGAAAGCGAATACCTGACAAAATCACAACTCGAAAAGAAAATCAGAGAAAAGCGTAAGCAAATGGAACAAGCTGCTAAAGCTTTAGACTTTATGGAAGCAGCGCGCTTTAGAGATGAAATTACAGCCTATCAAGAAAAGTTAGAAAAACTGAAGGTGAAGTGA
- a CDS encoding choice-of-anchor L domain-containing protein, whose translation MKKILRFVVFFIALYSYAQNIVVDSQTYTPQQLIEDILIDSNCITNINVTNVVGGDFGGNDQSYGYFDASGTNFPFETGIVMSTGRLSNVPGPNNNLSDDDAPNWAGDLDLENTLNESNTFNATILEFDFTAVASQVSFRYLFASEEYQENNPNSCEFSDLFGFLIRPTTGQNQYENIALVPDTNTPVKATTVTPGVPGSCPPQNEFYFGAYNGNNAPINFNGQTAVLTATANVIPNQSYHVKLVIADEQNYRYDSAVFLEAGSFQLSTDLGPNRLIATGNALCEGETLELNANNPSLSSYSWYRNGVLQETTPNCFNCGFFTVTEPGTYNVEVTILDDCISYGDIIVEYAPLPLGQDAVLTECDIDTDGLTTYNLFDATNDLTNNDSNLVISDFYLSEQNARDNTNPISNPANFQNSLPFQTVYARIINAANCFSIASLELQTTNTIISIPDLGACDGIDMDGFATFTLNNIEASIIAQIPTGSQVTYYETLENALSESNALPNNYTNIAADTQTIFVKIKNDNQCFSISTVNLNVLYTPVLEEDETLIYCTNTFPETITINGGVLNDLPNNYYYEWYFNGALTDVGTSFNDINEAGNYTVIVTDPNGCSSSRTITVSASETAIIESISIEGISPNNTITVNVTGQGFYDYALDDINGLYQESNVFTNIPEGEHTIYINDRNGCGIIEEIITIVGIPKFFTPNGDDVNDTWQIVGTNTDLNQIESLLIFDRFGKIMLQSYSGSFSWDGNYKGNPMPSSDYWYIVKFRQDTSNYEIKGHFALKR comes from the coding sequence ATGAAGAAAATATTAAGATTTGTTGTTTTTTTTATAGCACTCTATAGCTACGCACAGAATATTGTGGTAGATAGCCAAACCTATACTCCACAACAGCTTATAGAAGATATATTAATAGACAGTAATTGTATTACAAATATCAATGTCACTAATGTTGTGGGTGGCGATTTTGGTGGAAATGATCAAAGCTATGGCTATTTTGATGCTTCTGGCACAAATTTTCCTTTTGAAACTGGCATAGTAATGAGCACTGGTCGATTATCTAATGTTCCTGGCCCAAATAATAATTTAAGTGATGATGATGCACCAAATTGGGCTGGCGATCTCGATTTAGAAAACACCCTAAACGAAAGTAACACCTTTAATGCCACAATACTAGAATTTGATTTTACAGCCGTAGCATCACAAGTAAGCTTTCGTTATTTATTTGCTTCAGAAGAATATCAAGAAAACAACCCAAACAGTTGTGAGTTTTCCGACCTATTTGGGTTTTTAATTCGCCCAACTACTGGGCAAAACCAATACGAAAATATTGCATTGGTGCCAGATACTAATACACCTGTAAAAGCAACAACGGTAACTCCGGGTGTTCCTGGGTCTTGTCCACCTCAAAACGAATTTTACTTTGGCGCATACAATGGCAATAATGCACCAATAAATTTTAACGGTCAAACAGCAGTCTTAACCGCAACCGCAAATGTGATCCCTAATCAGTCCTACCATGTAAAGCTGGTTATTGCAGACGAGCAAAACTATCGTTACGATTCGGCTGTGTTTCTAGAGGCAGGCAGTTTTCAACTTTCTACAGATTTAGGTCCAAACAGACTCATTGCAACAGGCAATGCGCTTTGCGAAGGCGAAACTTTAGAGCTAAACGCTAACAATCCTTCTTTAAGTTCCTATAGTTGGTATAGAAATGGTGTTTTACAAGAAACCACACCAAACTGTTTTAACTGCGGATTTTTTACTGTAACCGAACCAGGTACATATAATGTTGAAGTTACCATATTAGATGACTGTATATCCTATGGAGACATTATTGTAGAATACGCTCCTCTTCCTCTTGGTCAAGATGCTGTTTTAACAGAATGTGATATAGATACTGATGGATTAACAACCTATAATCTTTTTGATGCCACTAACGATTTAACAAACAATGACAGTAATCTCGTTATATCAGATTTTTATCTCTCAGAACAAAATGCCAGAGACAACACTAATCCAATAAGTAATCCAGCAAATTTCCAGAATAGTTTACCCTTTCAAACTGTGTATGCACGCATTATCAATGCTGCCAATTGTTTTTCTATTGCCAGTTTAGAATTACAAACCACAAACACCATAATATCAATTCCAGATTTGGGAGCTTGTGATGGTATAGACATGGATGGTTTTGCCACATTTACCTTAAACAATATTGAAGCTTCCATTATCGCTCAAATTCCTACAGGTTCTCAAGTAACATATTATGAAACACTTGAAAATGCTTTAAGCGAAAGCAATGCTTTACCAAACAATTACACCAACATAGCAGCCGATACACAAACCATTTTTGTGAAAATTAAAAACGATAATCAGTGTTTCAGCATTTCAACAGTAAATCTTAATGTACTTTACACTCCTGTCTTAGAAGAAGATGAAACTTTAATTTACTGTACAAATACATTTCCTGAAACCATTACAATTAATGGAGGTGTTCTTAATGACTTACCAAACAACTACTATTACGAATGGTACTTTAATGGTGCATTGACAGATGTTGGCACCTCATTTAATGACATCAATGAAGCAGGAAACTATACCGTAATTGTAACCGATCCTAACGGTTGTTCTTCAAGCCGAACAATAACTGTAAGCGCATCAGAAACAGCTATTATTGAGAGTATTTCTATTGAAGGTATTTCGCCAAATAATACCATTACCGTCAATGTTACTGGGCAAGGCTTTTACGATTATGCCCTTGATGATATTAATGGTCTTTACCAAGAGAGCAATGTATTTACTAACATTCCTGAAGGAGAACATACCATTTATATAAATGACAGGAATGGTTGTGGTATCATTGAAGAAATCATAACAATCGTTGGCATCCCTAAATTCTTTACACCAAACGGAGATGATGTTAACGACACATGGCAAATTGTAGGTACAAATACTGATCTCAACCAAATTGAAAGCTTACTGATTTTTGATCGCTTCGGAAAAATAATGCTACAATCGTATTCTGGCAGTTTTAGTTGGGACGGAAATTATAAAGGCAATCCTATGCCATCAAGCGATTATTGGTATATCGTAAAATTTAGGCAAGACACTTCAAACTACGAAATTAAAGGTCACTTTGCTTTAAAACGTTAA